The Dehalococcoidia bacterium genomic sequence TTGGACGCCACCCCATCAATCGCTTCCTGCCCGCCTTGCCGAGAACGATACTGTTATGGTCAATATTTCCAAGCTGACCGATCGTTGCCATACATTCCAGCCGGATGCGATGAGTCTCCTTTGAAGGAAGTCTCACTAAGGCATATTTATCCTCTTTGCCCATAAGTTGGGCGGCCGACCCGGCGCTTCGAACGAGCTGTCCGCCCCGCCCTAGATGAACTTCAATATTGTGAATAGGTGTTCCCGCAGGAATGAGCCTGAGCGGGAGAGCATTCCCTACTTTTATCTCGGCCTTCTCACCAGACATAACCTCTGCACCGACCTTGAGCCCCAGCGGCGACAAGATGTATCTCTTCTCCCCATCAGCGTATTGAAGGAGAGCGATATGCGCTGAACGATTTGGATCATACTCAAGAGCCACCACTTTAGCGGGGATATCATGCTTGCTCCGTTTGAAATCGATGATCCGGTATTTCCTCTTTACCCCACCCCCACGGTGCCTTACGGTGATCCGCCCCTGATTGTTTTTGCCTGCCTTCTTGCGTAGGGGCACAACCAGCGATTTCTCAGGCTTCTTCTTGGTCAGCTCACGAAAATCCTGCCCACTCATGCCCCGGCGACCCGGTGAGGTTGGTTTATGTAACTTGATTGCCATTATTCTTCCTAGACCCCTTCGAATATCTCGATCTTGTCGCCCGGTTTCAGCATAACGATAGCCTTCTTCCACGACGGCTTTTGGCCTTTCATCCTTCCGAAGCCTCTGGGTTTGGACGGAACCATGACCACATTTATCGAGACTACGGTAACCTTGAAAGCCTTCTCTACGGCTGCTTTTATCTGAGCTTTGTTGGCCTTTTTCATCACTTCGAAGACATACTTATTCTGAACCCTGAGGTCGGAGCTCTTTTCCGTGACTATTGGCCTTCGGAGTACTTCATAGATATGCATCTTGATAACCTATCCTCATGCAACAGCGGGTTTCTCTGCCCCCAGAAGCTCTTCAACCGCCCGGACAGCATCAGCCGTCATTATCAAACTCTTGTGGGAGAGCAGATCGACCACATTCAGCTGCCGAGCCTGAGTCACCTTGGTTCGACTGAGATTACATGCTGATTTGATCACATTCGCGTCCGGCGAAGATAAGGCAATGAGGGCTGAGCGATCAACTTCCAAAGCCTTCAAGAGACTGATCATGTTCTTGGTTTTGGGTTCGCTCATCACCAAGCTATCTATTACCTTCAGCTCCCCATCAGAAAGCTTTCCGGAAAGCAGGCACTTTATCGCCAAACGACGCATCTTCTTGGGCATGGCCTGTCGATAGCTCCTGGGGCGAGGACCAAACGTTACCCCGCCATGGCGGCGCAAAGGTGATCTAAGGTCACCCGCTCTCGCTCGGCCGGTATGTTTTTGTCGGAATAGCTTACGAGTGCTGCCTGCTACTTCACTACGGGTCTTCGTGTTAGCCGTGCCCACTCTGGCATTGGCTCGCTGCCTCACCATTGCTTGGTGAACGACAGCCTCATTCATAGCCACGCCAAAAACGCTCTCATCTAGATCGAGCTGCCTTACAATTGCCCCTTCAGCATCATAAACTG encodes the following:
- the rplD gene encoding 50S ribosomal protein L4 — encoded protein: MQIPVYDAEGAIVRQLDLDESVFGVAMNEAVVHQAMVRQRANARVGTANTKTRSEVAGSTRKLFRQKHTGRARAGDLRSPLRRHGGVTFGPRPRSYRQAMPKKMRRLAIKCLLSGKLSDGELKVIDSLVMSEPKTKNMISLLKALEVDRSALIALSSPDANVIKSACNLSRTKVTQARQLNVVDLLSHKSLIMTADAVRAVEELLGAEKPAVA
- the rplW gene encoding 50S ribosomal protein L23, whose amino-acid sequence is MHIYEVLRRPIVTEKSSDLRVQNKYVFEVMKKANKAQIKAAVEKAFKVTVVSINVVMVPSKPRGFGRMKGQKPSWKKAIVMLKPGDKIEIFEGV
- the rplB gene encoding 50S ribosomal protein L2 — its product is MAIKLHKPTSPGRRGMSGQDFRELTKKKPEKSLVVPLRKKAGKNNQGRITVRHRGGGVKRKYRIIDFKRSKHDIPAKVVALEYDPNRSAHIALLQYADGEKRYILSPLGLKVGAEVMSGEKAEIKVGNALPLRLIPAGTPIHNIEVHLGRGGQLVRSAGSAAQLMGKEDKYALVRLPSKETHRIRLECMATIGQLGNIDHNSIVLGKAGRKRLMGWRPTVRGTAMTPRDHPHGGGEGRCSVGFPGPKTPWGKPARGVKTRKNKRTDNMIIRRRR